CCAAAGTTTTGACTCTTAGAAGGAGTATAGTTTTTACAAGCCATAACAAGATTGAAAGCGTAACAATTTCGGgttcaataaaacaaaaaatatatgagTGGTAGTGGTGTCTTCAAAGTTTCCTTGGTAACTGAAGAATGTCTTGAATCTTCCTTCAATCACCTTATTGTAGAGCAAATTGAACCCGACAATAGTGGTCATATCTTGAGCTTCCATTTCAACATTTATGTGCTGCATTTTCTTGGCCCACTCAAAAGCTAGGTATGCTCCTCCTGTTGATCCATTTGCTCTGTGATATCCTGACTTCTGTCTTTTTCCAATGAGATTTCCTACAAAATCTTCAGCAATTAGAGCAGTGTGATAATAAAGGATCTCTGGGTTTTGGAGGGTGCATATCTTAATAGTAGCTCCAAAACATTCTCTAAGAGTATTCTGCAACAACATTATTGTTTGAGGTGTATCCGGGATCTGATAATACATATTGTTAAGATTATGTAGGAGCATTATGAATTTTGTTATAATTGCAGAGATGGTGCTTTATACCCTTAACAGTTTGTTGAGCATTACAGTTTTCTTGACCAGATGAACAACCAAATAGTTGCATAAATAGTTGCATAAACTTCCTGACTATTACCTCTATCAGATGTAGTAGCAAACCAAGAATTTAACCAGCCAGTGAAGTTAGCATTAATCCCAAGGAGGATTTGCCAAACAAATCTAGcaagtgggaatgttataaataccctccATTTTGATTGACCTTGCACAAATACTTCCGAGGGATAAAAATTAAgttttttggagtcaacttgagaaTGGAAGCAACTTGTATAAAGTTGCGTCCACTTTTAGAACCAATttgtgctagttgcttccacttttctGAAGGTAGGGGCTTTTTAAAAAATTGAAGAGGGTATATTTCAAGAGGTAAATTttgaggggtatttaaataatgttcccaTCAAGCAAATGGACATTCATGAATTAGACATAGTTTCCTCCCACTGTTGCGGGTGCAAAGGGACAATATAGTGCAAACTGCTGGCACTTTCAGCATTAGTGGGCACACTTCCAAAGAAAGAGTAAAATAGCAGGGGAAACATCCAGGTTTCAAAATTTTCCCAATCAGATATTTGAGTTTCATTGTTGTATCTCTGATCCATTTTTTTGACTTACAGGGAGATTTGACGGAGAAATTCCCATTGTGATTAAGACTCCAAGAAATAGAGTCTTCCTCATCATTGTTTAGGTTGGAATTCATTATAGCCTCAATTTCCTCATGTTTAACCAGGTATTTAGCTTGTGAGTATCCCAGTTACCATTAAGGTAATGAGACGCTTGACCAATCTAACTAACTTTAGTAAAGGCCGGTTATTataatatttaacaataattacaTTCGCACAAAACTGCAACAGCAAGAGTTTTAAGAAGATGAATAATCCCTCTTCTCACTCAATCTCCATCAACATTGTAATCTGAGATATTCTTCAGTATAAATATGTTACCAAAGTACTAGTATGATTTAGTAGTCCCTAATCTTTTGACTTCTTTTCATTTAACTCAGTTGGCATCATATGCATTCCCTTCCTCTGGCTCCTAGTAGTGGGCGGCTCCTAGTAGTGGGCTTGAATGAATATTTTAGCAAGACAAAATTATCGGTTCTTTCATATGTACATTCACCTGCTGCCTTGGAACTAGACTGTAATGATGCGGACAGCCAACGGGCTCCTAACTCGTAGCTTCCCTTTTGATGATCTCTGCCATGTCAAAGAGCCAAATACGTATGATCCCTTTCTATATGCTGATGGTGATGTTGATGCAGTTGGAGCAATCACTTCAAAGTTCACAGTAAAGTTTTTCTTCTCCCCGTAGTTGCTGAAGGTCAAAATCTTAGGTGACACTGTAACATTAACTCCAGGTAGTGAAGACACTACTGCTTTATAAACGCTCATTGGTGTACCTACGTTTGTCACAGTTCTCCTTACCGAATAGCTGTCCTTAAGATTGGGCACTGTGATTGATGGATAATTCAGGTCTGAAGCAGTTGCTGCGGTAGACATCATTGACTGATGTTTGTTACAAATGCTGTTAGTGTCTCTTGTGATTAGCTGCAGTGACTTGTCATCATACCCAATAGCACAAAGGAAAGCTTTGTAATCAATGTCTTGTGCATCATAGACAAGCCCAGGATTAAGAACCCTTGTTGGGTTTACGAAACCTGCTCCATAATCAAATGGAGTTCCATTTATGCCTGTAGGATCTACTGTCAAGGGTCTTCTGTTCTTATCCACCACCGTCGCTGCATTTTCATTTATGCAATTTCATCAGACAACTCTCCATAAGAAGGTTATGGATTAATGGGGATAAGAATCCGTTGTATCCAACTAAAACAACCCTAATGAACAACTAATACTACGTTGTAAGAGACAAAATATCCAAAAGACGAGAAAGGGTGTGTACTATGAGTATCAAGTGATAGTAAAAATTCCATTTGTCAGCAATATTGGAATCTAAGCAGAATAAATGTAAAACAAAATTCTTGGAGTCTGAAGTTTTACCAGTCGTCATGATTGCTGATTTTATAGCTGAAGGAGACCAGGATGGATACACGGCTTTGATCAATGCTACTATACCTGCTATGTGAGGGCAGGCCATAGAGGTCCCTGAGAGAATGTTGAAATTCAACTTTCCAATAGCCGGAGACCAGGCTGCTAGGATATTCAATCCAGGAGCCATAACATCAGGCTGAGGAAACAGAGTAAAGTGAAGTCGAAAAAAGGGATGTTAAGTATCCACACAGTGATTCTGTTCCACCGAGATTAGTATTTACTCCTAGTAATTAGAAATCATTACCTTTAATATCTCCGGGGTCAATGAATTGGGGCCTTTTGAAGAAAATGCAGTCACTCGTGGTGCAGGTAAAGATCCTATTACAGTCTTCGCAGAAAAGATTTGAGTTGTCGGACTCCTACAAACAAAATAGAGCAAAATCCcacaaataaataacacagatagaTTACAGCCTAGTTCCTTCTTCATAGTGGTAAAGAAAAATTAACTACATTTGCAAACCTTGTGTGATTAATATATGACAGAATCTTGTCCCCAATCTCTGATGTTACAATAGCTGCAGGGATCACAAAGGGAATAGCAACATCTTTATCAACTTCATCTATCAAAATCATCCCTGACCCACCTGCATCTCTTACTATCTTGCTCTTTGCCAGCTTCGACTCTGAAGTACTCTCAGCGTGCCGGCACACCAAAACCTTTCCTCTTGCCTTCGTACTATTCAATGAGCTTTCTAAACAGTAACTGGACAGAACGAAAGAGCATGCATAAAGAAGAGTAAGCTGTGATTAAAACtagcttgtttatttcatttctTTCTTTAAACAAAAAGTCTACCAACTTACCTGGACTGGTAAGGAGTGAAGTATCCAGTATAGGCTTCTGAAGCAGCAATGATCCTTGTGGAAGCATTTGTCTCGAAAAGAGAAAGGCTTTCACCCTATCCAACAGGCAAACTATGTAAAGGTCAGGGAATTTCAAGATGACTATATAGtgagaaacaaaaacaaagaagaaaaaaaatacagttAGGAGCGCAACATTACCTTGTAACTAGACCCGTCTCCTAGTACGACATCAGAAGTAAAATCCCTATCTGTTGAAGAGGCAGCTACAGTGATTAACCATGGTGCAAGATTTGTTGCAGAACCTTGACTGCCCTCATTTCCAACAGAAGAAACAACTAAAATTCCACGACTAGTAGCATGGAATGATCCTATCGAGATTGCATCGCTAAAGTAATCTCCCTGGGGAGAACTGGGACCCAAGGATAGAGATATAATATGAACTCCATCTCTAACAGCGTCATCAAAAGCAGCCAATAAGTCGACATCGTAGCAACCAAAGTCCCAACATGATTTGTATACTGCAATCCTAGACATGGGTGCACCTCCTCTAGCCCCTCCAGCAGCCAAGCCATTAAAATTCATGTTCATGACATATCGACCAGCAGCTATTGAGGCTGTGTGGCTACCATGTCCAGAACTATCCCTTGGAGATTTGAATTTCCCCATCCTTACGGAATTTTCTTCTTCGGCTTCATACCCACTTACATAGTACCTAGCACCTATCACTTTCCTACACAAATATCAGATAACTCGAGGAAAACTGAAAAATTACTAATCCTGAAATTCACAGTGGAACAAAAAAGTGTTTATCAGCTAAACCTGTTGCAGGATGAAGAATTAAATTCTTCCCCAGCTTGGCATTCTCCCTTCCATGTTGAAGGCACTGGAGGCATATTCCTATCACTGAAACTTGGCGACTCCGGCCATATTCCTGAATAAAAGAGTTCACTTATCAAAACCTGAACCAGTTTGATTGAATAGCTGCCGCAATGGGCATATTTCCCCCATTGTCCATTGACATTGAAgcacacaactagataaacagtTCAAAAAAGCAACAAATCTTTGTAATAGTGACCGTAAATACCCGTCCAGTAATGAACCTTACCTGAATCAATGAAACCAATAATGACATTTTCTTGGTTCTTAGTGGAATAGCCTGAAATTTCCATTGCTTCATTTGTATCAAGACCCATGAAATCCCATGAGTGAGTGGTACGTAGACTTCTTTTCGAGTTCGGAAACACCGAAACCACTCCCGGGATTCCTATAATTTAAGCAGTATTAGTACTAATTAAATTAAATGAGCAATTGATGTTaaggaggaaataaaaataaaacttaaaaatatagcaATAATTACTGGTCAATTCCTGAGCTTGGTCCTGTGTAAGCTTAGCTGCAAACCCTCTGAAACTGTGTCTGTAACTATAAATGTGGGATGCTTGTGCTTGTTCAAAACTGtttatttcatcataaaagaaacaaacaaaaaagcATTCAAAGAACAGCAAATAATATTCAGGaatgttaaaataaaaaaagaaaaagaaaaagaaaaagggggGAACCCAAGTTTTGGGGTTGGATAAGGGAAAACAACATAATGATAAGTAATGAGAATTCCAGACCTTCCTCCATGAACAAGAGAGAGCATTTGGTGGTTTTGCTTCAAAATCTCATCCGGGTTCTCATTTGTTCCTCTACTACCCATGTAAACAACATATGCCTGCTTGAAATTTTAAAGAAATAGCAAATAAATGAAAAATGGATACAAAAATTGGAGTGGGCAACACCTGAAAAGAAAGGGTAGACAGTACCTTTGAAGTAGAAGCATGAGAAGAGAAACAATGAGGGAGTTGAAGAACAGATAAACAAGTAACAACAACGACTAGATAGAGAATGTTACTTATTTTGCTGAATCTATATGGAGTAGCCATTTATTGGTCCTTTTAAGATATTATTACTAGAGATTTCTATatataagaagaagagaatgggGGTGGTGATGAAGGAAAGATTGCTAATGATAGTGGGCGGTGGTGGGAGGGTTTAATGAATCTATACTACCCATTGAGTACCTGTACCTGAAAGTTAAGGACTAGTTTAATAGGAGGGGACACACAGAAATCCCACAAAAACTGGGGAAAAAAGGCTTTTGTCAAAAGAAAAGAATTAGCAGCTTTTGTTTTTTTAAGCAAATTTTCCATCATCTAAGTTGGTATTAAGAGCGTATTAATTGTTTTTGTGACTTGGAAAGAGAGTGTAGATTTTGGACCTTCAAGTACCTCGTGTCCACCCGCCGTACCCTTGCAAACTGACTTGCCATTTAGCTGTTTTTTGCTGTAGCTATTTCATGAGAATCACGAGAGACCAGAGTCGTGGATTAGAGAGAAAATCGATCAAACAGCCCGAGGCCACAAAGACATGTTCCTAAAACATACTCCCTCCTCTctattttatttgatgttttatgggtttttttatgttccaaaatagatgaaaGTTTAAgtatttttctcttattttcacTGATTTGCCCTTGCTTTGGAATCATACAATATCATTAATTTTTATTGTAATCAATACTCTAATTTTAAATGTACTCTAGTTTGGTAGTATATCCCAAGCAATTACTAGGAAATTGataattttttctaaaatctaGAAACTAAAAACTAATCATTTAAAATTTTAAGAAGAATTAATATGGGTAGAATTTGAAAGATTTTATTCTCTATGGTATTTCTTAATCTCCATAAAAACTCAACAACGTCAAGTAAATCGGAACAGAGGGAGTACTTAACAAAATGACAAAGACATGTCCATAGAACTCCCTCGTGACTCATAAATAACAAGAAATTAACCCATCGCGGAGGTGAAGTAGTAAAAAGGTGGACTTTTGGACGACACAATTTACTAAAATTTGAGATGCggtagttttttgtttttgtgtttgtttcGAGCATGGGATAGAGAGAGGAAGACATCAAATACTTCAAGAATTCGTAtacttttttcacaaaattggttaaaaagatcaaaatcaataatttttgggtgaaatggacagttagattttgatactgtttaaatggacaaaaatgtaaaaataggcaggatgtaaccagtttcatcgtgcccattttcaaatattttttcttatttttcatttacattggatgtatccagtttcatccttgctattttttaaatttaagctaggatcaaactagtttcatccttactatttttttttttttgccatttcacccaaactattttgtactcgtccatttgaaccgtgatttaaaaatatttggacaaatgacccatttttcttACTTTTTTCTTGTGATCGTTGGGGGAAATCCAAACGATCATATATATTTTATTACAGAAAGTATATAAGAGGAAAGTACAAATGAAATGAACCGTTTTATTATCTTTTTGAAATAaagctttttcatttttttctctcaTCAATATTGAACTAATGCTTTTGTGAGTACTAGAATTTCACTAGAGACATGACAGACCCAAAATCATTTCCTTTTCTCTAAACCAAGATTAACCCCAGCGTAAACTAACTTTAGTTTGGTAACTTTTAGGTGTAAAGGTGATAAACAACATTTCTAGAAACTACACACACCAACCCCAATAAGGCCGGTTCCTATAGAGGTGGCTAACCCACCCATTTGTCATGCCAGATGGCCTGACAAATTGGTCGCGCTACTATGGTAAAAACATTAAGCGATCGAGTCTCCACCGTTCGGTTGATTTTAAACCTCCAACGGTTCTTTCTTCACCGCTATAAAAATGTGACATTCACACTCAAAAATTACACcaaattttttacacaaaaaattTCTATCTTTATCTATCTTATTTTTCAAAATGGCAAAGTTTGAATCCCAACTTGACTTGGctacccaacttgatttttcCGGAGTGGTGCTTGAAGCTGCCGTTAGTAAGATATgcgaaggttataaagaaataggtaaaaaccaaagaagtctacaagttttggatattaaccaaatcaaacctccaaCTAAGAAAAGACAACGAAAAGTTCAAGGAAAGgaaaatttgaaggcaaagaagaaaataaacaaaggaaactctgttcatgagcgcattgattgaagtttggtgaaatgaagaagataaacaagatgaagaacattgtctcAAATTTTTACTTTTAAAGTCTTTATTGTAATAAGTTATGTGATTATCTAGATGAATGAAAGAGgcactaatgtaaattaaaattctaaacttttaatgaaagatgc
This is a stretch of genomic DNA from Papaver somniferum cultivar HN1 chromosome 1, ASM357369v1, whole genome shotgun sequence. It encodes these proteins:
- the LOC113299521 gene encoding subtilisin-like protease SBT1.6 isoform X1, which codes for MATPYRFSKISNILYLVVVVTCLSVLQLPHCFSSHASTSKAYVVYMGSRGTNENPDEILKQNHQMLSLVHGGSFEQAQASHIYSYRHSFRGFAAKLTQDQAQELTRIPGVVSVFPNSKRSLRTTHSWDFMGLDTNEAMEISGYSTKNQENVIIGFIDSGIWPESPSFSDRNMPPVPSTWKGECQAGEEFNSSSCNRKVIGARYYVSGYEAEEENSVRMGKFKSPRDSSGHGSHTASIAAGRYVMNMNFNGLAAGGARGGAPMSRIAVYKSCWDFGCYDVDLLAAFDDAVRDGVHIISLSLGPSSPQGDYFSDAISIGSFHATSRGILVVSSVGNEGSQGSATNLAPWLITVAASSTDRDFTSDVVLGDGSSYKGESLSLFETNASTRIIAASEAYTGYFTPYQSSYCLESSLNSTKARGKVLVCRHAESTSESKLAKSKIVRDAGGSGMILIDEVDKDVAIPFVIPAAIVTSEIGDKILSYINHTRSPTTQIFSAKTVIGSLPAPRVTAFSSKGPNSLTPEILKPDVMAPGLNILAAWSPAIGKLNFNILSGTSMACPHIAGIVALIKAVYPSWSPSAIKSAIMTTATVVDKNRRPLTVDPTGINGTPFDYGAGFVNPTRVLNPGLVYDAQDIDYKAFLCAIGYDDKSLQLITRDTNSICNKHQSMMSTAATASDLNYPSITVPNLKDSYSVRRTVTNVGTPMSVYKAVVSSLPGVNVTVSPKILTFSNYGEKKNFTVNFEVIAPTASTSPSAYRKGSYVFGSLTWQRSSKGKLRVRSPLAVRIITV
- the LOC113299521 gene encoding subtilisin-like protease SBT1.6 isoform X2, which encodes MKQWKFQAIPLRTKKMSLLVSLIQEYGRSRQVSVIGICLQCLQHGRENAKLGKNLILHPATGARYYVSGYEAEEENSVRMGKFKSPRDSSGHGSHTASIAAGRYVMNMNFNGLAAGGARGGAPMSRIAVYKSCWDFGCYDVDLLAAFDDAVRDGVHIISLSLGPSSPQGDYFSDAISIGSFHATSRGILVVSSVGNEGSQGSATNLAPWLITVAASSTDRDFTSDVVLGDGSSYKGESLSLFETNASTRIIAASEAYTGYFTPYQSSYCLESSLNSTKARGKVLVCRHAESTSESKLAKSKIVRDAGGSGMILIDEVDKDVAIPFVIPAAIVTSEIGDKILSYINHTRSPTTQIFSAKTVIGSLPAPRVTAFSSKGPNSLTPEILKPDVMAPGLNILAAWSPAIGKLNFNILSGTSMACPHIAGIVALIKAVYPSWSPSAIKSAIMTTATVVDKNRRPLTVDPTGINGTPFDYGAGFVNPTRVLNPGLVYDAQDIDYKAFLCAIGYDDKSLQLITRDTNSICNKHQSMMSTAATASDLNYPSITVPNLKDSYSVRRTVTNVGTPMSVYKAVVSSLPGVNVTVSPKILTFSNYGEKKNFTVNFEVIAPTASTSPSAYRKGSYVFGSLTWQRSSKGKLRVRSPLAVRIITV